From uncultured Desulfobacter sp., the proteins below share one genomic window:
- a CDS encoding type II toxin-antitoxin system ParD family antitoxin gives MKESVLYIGTVNFLEVNAMQRNTSVTLGDHFLNFIKSKISQGRFDNTSEAVRAGLRLLEVEETKLEALRARLAEGEAQLDKGQGVDGQSFMDELIG, from the coding sequence ATGAAAGAAAGTGTATTATATATTGGTACAGTAAATTTTTTGGAGGTCAATGCAATGCAAAGAAATACCAGTGTCACTTTAGGTGATCATTTTTTAAATTTTATCAAATCGAAAATTTCACAAGGGCGCTTTGATAATACAAGCGAAGCCGTTCGTGCGGGTTTGCGGCTTCTGGAAGTCGAAGAAACCAAGCTGGAAGCGTTACGCGCAAGACTGGCTGAAGGTGAAGCGCAACTTGACAAAGGACAAGGAGTTGACGGCCAATCCTTCATGGATGAATTGATAGGCTGA